The genomic window TCGGCATCATGAACTCTGCGCCGAACAATCCTCCTGGTCGAACGAGGTGTTGCATCCTGGATACGAATTCGCCAAGAGGGCGTCTGTGGTTGGCGCTGTAGTGCCAAGAGCAACTTGTCCAGACCGCGTCTGCGGTCATATCGGCGGGATCGGATTCGAGGAAGTCCCTGCACACGATACGAACCCGGTCGTGAAGGTCGGCCTCCTTCAGGCGCTCCACCAGTCCGGGGGCGTACGCAGTGCCGGATACCGGGAGCAGCACCTCACCGCCGTTCAGCGCTATCGGATCGTTCTCGATTGCGATGACACCGTACCCGGCTTGCGCCAGCGGCAACACGAACTTGCCGTCACTGGCACCGACCACGGCGACGATTGCGCCCGGTCGACACTCCTCGGCCAGAGCGCGGAGAAACTGGGGGAAGAAGGTCAAGGTTCGTTCCCAGAGGCTAGCGGTCGGCATGATTCGCCTCAATCGCATTCATGGACAGGATGGTTCGTACGACCTGTTCGGGTTGTCTTCCGGAGGTGTCGATCTGGTGGACGGGGTACTGAAGGTATGCGTCGGTGAGGCGGTCGGCGTTCTGTTCGCTGATGGCGTCCCATCGCGTGGTCGGTTTCTCCCGCTGGGCCAACCGGTTACGGCGTTCTTCCGGCTCACACACCAATTGGTACATGACGGGTTGGGGAAGGTTGCGCGGAAGGATGACATCGACCTCTGCCCCGAAGACCCGATGAGTAGTCAGGCAGCGAGCAAAGTAGCTCTCGACCACCACCGGTATTCCGGCGTCGAGGTAGCGGCGTATCTGATCGACGGCTGTGAACAACGCGGACAAGTAGAAGCACATCCGCGCATCCACGTTCTCGTATACATCGAGCTCTCGCCGAAGTGGTTGGTAGAACGCCGGAATTGTGGGCACAAGTACCGCCTGGCGGGCCTGGGCCAGCAAGGGCGCAACCGTCGACTTCCCGGTTCCAGGTAGGCCCTCGATGCTCTCGAAAAGGTGTCGTTCACGCACGGCTATACACCACATCCGGAATCAAAAGGGTCAGTTCATCGTTCGCCGATGGCCGATGCAGGATGCGGTCATTGTCCTTGTCGTACCAGAAGGCGTGCGAGTCCTTGCCCACAGCTTTGCATGACATCGTGAGTGCGCCGCGTGGGTCCGACTCGATTCGGTCGATTTCGTGTCGCTTACTGGGAACGGCGCAAGTCGGCGCGTCGTCTTCGGACAGGTCTTCGTCCAGAATTACGTCGATTTTCAGCGATGCGCGCTGTAGCTGGTCCCGTAGCACCGAGTATTCGGCCGCGTCGGTAACCATCATCTCGGGGTGCAGGGCTGCATTTCCGACGGGGCGTAGCTGGTGCAGTTTGAGTTCCGACACCCCCAACGCTTCCAGCGTGTACGCCAGATCCACCACTTCGCCGATGTTGTAACGATTAACCACCAGAGTCACACCCGTCGGAACCCTCAGATCCCGAGCGAGGGTGAGGGATTCGAGCGCAGCCGTGTAGCTTCCAGCCCGGCGAATGAGGTCGTTGGTGTTGCCGATCCCTTCCAAGGAGATACGGAGCAGATCAACGCACGGCGCAATGTCACGCAGACGGCGACCGATGTGGTAGCCATTGCTGCATATCTCCACGGTCAGCCCAAGGGTGTGTTTGGCATAGCGGACCACTCGCGCCAAGTCCTTGTAGACGAACGGCTCACCGCCGAGCAACGTCACAGCCTCAACATTGTGATGTTGCTGCATGAGCCGCATCAGGTTGCACGCCTGCTCAACCGTGTAGGCGTCGGCGTGCTTGAGTCGCTCACCGTGGAAACAGTGACCGCAGCTGAAATTGCACCGGTACAGCAGCTGTAGGTAGAGCATCCGAATCTTGCGAATGCCGGTGACTTCCTCAATCACGATGGCCCCCTTCGGGTTTGTGAGCGGAAACCCATCGTGTCCGCGGGGTCCGGGACCGCGTAACCGCGTATGGGACAGGGCAATAGACGTCCTGGGACGTTTCGGTAGCCGCACGGCCGTGGTCCTTGCCTATGACACGGCACGTCGGCTTCCATAGAGCTTGTGAACCTCCGGCTTCAGTCCGTGCTCCTCCAGCGAGGAATCAGGCCCGAGGCGTTGGCCGAAATGTGTGAGGTGGACCCGAAGACGGTCGGCCGATGGCTCGGTGGACGGGTGCCGCACCCGAAACACCGCCACCGCGTCGCTCACCACCTCCGCGTCGAGGAAGGATTCCTGTGGCCACCTACACCGGAGACTGTGCCTGCCACGAAAAACGTCGAATTGGTGGCTACCTACCCCAACCGCGCTGAGGTTCCACGCGAAGTGTGGTTGTCACTCCTGCGCGAAGCAACCGAGCAGATAGACGTCCTCGTCTTCTCTGGAACGTTCTTCGTACAGTCGAACCCGCAGGTCGTGAAGATGCTCGCGGAGCGGGCCCTGCAGGGCACGCGGATTCGCCTGTGCTTCGGTGACCCAGGCGGGGAAGCTGTAGCCGCTCGCGGCCATGAGGAGGGCATCGGCGACACCTTGGCTGCAAAGGTTCGAGCCTCACTCACCTACTACCGGCCACTGCTATCCGAAGAAGGATGCGAGGTCCGGTTACACGACACAACGCTGTACAACTCGATGTTCCGCTACGACGACAACCTCATGGTCAACCCGCACATCTGGGGTCAACCCGCCAGCGCGAACCCGGTCTTCCAACTGCGCCGCGTCGACGACACTGGATGGTTCGACAACTACACCGAAAGCTTCGATGCCATCTGGGCTGAGGCGAAGCCCTGGGCACCCTGACGAAAGGCCGATCGCATGGGCAGGATCGAGTACTACTACGACCCGAAGGCACCCAAGCCCAATTCACTTGTGGTGGCATGCAACCTTCTGGTCACCGACGAGTCGGGGGCGATTCTGTTGCAACGCCGTCGTGACACGGGCCAGTGGGCGTTGCCCGGTGGCGCGATGGACATGGGCGAGACGCCCGCGGAGTGCGCCATCCGCGAGTGTCAGGAAGAAACCGGCATCACCGCCGAAATCACTGGGTTCCTGGGCGTATACAGCAACCCGAATCACATCGTCGCCTACACCGATGGCGAAATTCGCCAACAGTACGAGAACACCTACATCGGCCGACCCATCGGCGGGAAGCCCACCATCAACGAGGAAGCCGACGGCGTGACCTTCGTGCTCCCCGAAGACTTGGGCCAGTACGACATCCACCCGAGTATGCGCCAACAGATCGGCGACTATCTATCCAACAACTACCCCTACCTCGGATGAGCCAATAACGCTTGCTCGACCCGCGCCACCGTCGCAAAGATATCCGGCGCAGCACGCTGAATGAACCGCCCCACCACGGTATCCGGGCCGTAGCGGCTCAGAATCTCTGCTATCCGGTTGGCAGCCGTGGTCCGAGTGCCGTCCGGTGTAGTCGTTATGTCGCAGTAGGTCAAGGCATCCACCAACAAAGGATCTTCCAGGATCGGAAACTCTGATTCCAACTGCTCACGCAGGCTGCGCTCCTCTGCCTCCAGCAGGGCGAACGTGTGATTGGCAACCAGGCGGACCAGCCGCTCGTCGGCGTGCTGCTCTTCCCGCAGGAAACGGGCACCATCCAGCGGATGAAACCCGGTCACCACAAGCCTGGGTGCATAACCTACGTCATGCAAGATGGCGGACGCTTCGAGTAATACCCGATCGCAACCAAGCCGCGCCGCAAGCTCGACCGCGGCTTCGGCTACTCCCTTCGAGTGCGCCCAACGCCGAGGCAGTGACGTCTCCAACTCCTTCCCAGCCAGACGCCACGCCCAAGACGATTCGTAGTCGATCATCGTCCAACGCTAACGGCTGCTGAATACGCTTGGTCGTGGATTGCGCGGGCGCAAACCACAGGAACTTTGCGCGACACCTGACGACCCGTCCCCACCCGGGGTTCGGGTCACGCTCGGCCTAGCATCTGCCTCGTGGAGATCAAGCGGCGATGGCCGCAGCACGACATCTTGGATGGGTGACCAGCTAACGTCCGAGGAATTCGTCGTCGGATTTGACTTGAACCACCGGTGAACAGGTCATCCCACCGGGCGAGACTGATCTTGTCAGTAGGTGTCATCCGAGTCCCGGTATGACGTGCTCTTGTCCATATCCGGTGGGAGGCAGCTGAAAGCGCTCTCTCTCGCCGGCCTCGACAACAGCCTCCGCTTTCTCGCCGACCTTGCCCGCGAAGATCGCTAGGCTGCCGGAGTGTCCAGTGCCGAAATCCGTCCCAGGGTGATCGTTTTCGCTCTCGGCGGCACCATAGCCATGTCGAGAACCTCCACCGGCGGCGTCGCACCCGCACTGTCTGCCGACCAACTCATCGCAGCTATCCCCGGACTCGGCGATACGGAAATCGAAGTAGAGGTCGTGGACTTCCGGCAGCTGCCAGGAGCCTCACTGAAAGTCTCCGACGTCACCGCACTCGCCGACGCGATCGACGATCGGCTCGCCAACGCGGACGGCGCTGTCGTCACCCAAGGCACCGACACCATCGAAGAAACGGCCTACCTGCTCGACCTACTCCATACAGCGGCCCAACCAGTTGTGGTGACCGGAGCGATGCGCAACCCGACCCTGGCCGGAGCCGACGGACCCGCAAACCTGCTGGCGGCCATCCAAACCGCTGCCGACCCGCAAGCTCGCCACCAAGGGTGCCTCGTGGTGTTTGGTGACGAGATCCACGCCGCGCGCCGCGTCCGAAAGACCCACACCACCAGCACCGCAACCTTCCAGTCAGCCAATGGCGGCCCCCTCGGTTACATCGTCGAAGGACATCCGCGGCTACTCAACCACCTCACTCACCGCACGAACGTGCCAGCCAAACCCGTCGATGACACACGCGTAGCGATCATGACCATCGTTCTGGGTGACGACGGCACCACCCTGCGGGCAGTAAGCGAGCACGTCGACGGACTTGTCATCGCAGGTCTTGGCGCCGGACACGTGCCCGCTGATCTGGTCCCGATCCTCGAAAACCTCGCGAGCAGGATCCCGGTCGTGCTCGCTTGCCGCACCGGCGCAGGATCAGTCCTCGAATCCACCTACGGGTTCCCCGGTTCCGAGCGCGACCTACTCTCCCGCGGACTCATCTCCGCCGGATACCTCGACCCGATCAAAGCGCGCATCCTGCTACACACACTGCTCGCAACCGACTGCGACAATCAGGCAATCGCGGCGGCGTTCGGTGCAGCAGGCGGCTACCGAGACCCCGAAACATGGCCGTGGCCAACTGATCTCAGTGAGGGCAACTAACCATGCGCAGCCACGAACTCACCCTCGGCCGGTCATTCGGCGTCGCATTCGACCACGGCGACGACTTCTATCCGACGCTCGCTGAATTTTGTCACGCCAACAACCTCCGCCAAGGGTTCATCCCCTCCTTCATCGCGGGATTCAGCGAAGTCGACATCGTCGGTACCTGTGATCGGCTCGACGATCCCCAGGCGCCAGTTTGGTCGAAGGTCCACCTTTCCAACGTTGAAGCTTTCGGCGGAGGCACCCTCGCCTATGACCCCGACACCGGCACGGTACTACCGCACATCCACGTGGCCGTCGGCATCAAAGAGCACTCAGCCACCGGGTACACAAGTCACCTACTCAGTGCAAAGGTGCAGTTCCTCACCGAAATGCTCATCATCGAAGTCGCGGAACCAAACATGCTGAGGATCCGCGAACCCAACCTTTACGACGTGCCGCTGCTGCGATTCGTTGAGGGTGCCAGCCGCAACGTTGGCGGATAGGTAGCGATCGTGACTGATTCCTTCGCCTTCCCCGCATTGCCCGACAACGGGTTGCCGCCAGGAAGAATGGTCAAGGCGACCAACACTGCAGCAGAAGAGCGCGAGGTCCTGTGGGTGTCCGACGAACGGCAACCTAGAGCTGACGTGCTCTGGGGCCGACTCTATGACCAGCGGGCCGACACGGGTTTGTATCCGCTGTTGCTCGATGTCCTGGATCCCTTCCCTCCCGCCGGAAATCTGCAGAACCGTCCCTGGCATAGCGGCGAGTTGGGTTTCGTGCCAGTCGAGAAGATCGACGCACTCGACGCGGAGCAGCTCCTGCGGGGCATGTGGCCAATGACTGACGATGCCTACGCGTCCGATCTCGGCGCACCGAGCAGCTGGCCTGGCGTGGCGGCTCCAGGCACCGGTGGCGGCGACCCAGGCGTAGCCGCTCGGAAGCTGGCTCACGACTTGGCGCGTAAGAGAGATCGCCTGATCGGGCTGGTCCCAGCGACGCGCGGTGCCGACGCGATCGCCCTGAGCGGGTGGGAAGGGGCAGTGAATCTCACCAACGACACCGAGGAACTTTCCGCGATCGTTCGATCATGGGAAGACCGATTCGACGTCCGAGTAGTCATGCTCGGCTTCGACACCCTGTACCTGTCGGTGGCCGCGCCGCCGACAACCCAGGACCACGCGTTACAGGTGGCTGCCGAACATCTCACCTTCTGCCCGGACAACTTCGACTTCGGCACCTTCGACGACTACGCGGCAAAATTGATCGGCTGCCATAACTGGGGATTCTGGTGGGACTAGGGCGACATCGACTGATCCGCGACAGAGCGCACCTGATGTGCAAGCTGTTCAGCGGCGTCGCGGCGACCGAGTCGACGAGCTTGAGCTGCGATGGTGGTTCGGCGGCCGGGATCTGTGAGCAGGGGTGCGATCGCCTCTTGCAGCGACGGCCCGGACATCTCGTCGAGTAGAGCGACTGTCGCGCCGCGTCCGGCAAGAGTGCGTGCGTTGTGGGCCTGCTCGTTGCCCGCGGCCGAGGCCAGCGGCATGAGGACCGAAGCTTTGCCGAGGGCAGTGATCTCTGCGATCGTTCCTGCGCCGCTGCGGGAGATGATGACATCGACCAGCGCGAACACATCCGCTAACTCCGGACCCACGAACTCGGTGGCGGCTGGCGACGAAGGTCCTTGCACGTGAGTGGGTCACTGGCCGAAGGCGGTGGCTGTCGGTCACCGTGGGAGTTGGTTGTAGAGACGTATGAGTTCTTCGGCGCTGGCGCGGGCGGCGTCGCAACCGTTGGCGGCCTCGATCGAGATGATCTCAGAGCTCCAGGCATCGCTGATCGGGTTGTAGCGGTCGGGTCCGGGCTCGGCTGGCTGCGGCGAGGTCGAGACCTCGATCAAGCAGGAACCAACAGAAGACGTTTCGGGCTTGGGATTCTCGAGGGCCCGGAGTCCGCCGATCCTGAGTTCCTTCTGATCGCTGCCCGCGTCTGCTTTCAAGGAGTCATTGGCGAACTTGTATCGGATGTCCTGGAAGGTCGAGTCGGCGCCGCGGTCCAGTAGGAAGGCACATTCCCACGGGTTCGCGCTGTTGTCGTAGTCAGCGCCGTGCGGTCTCAGCGCCAGCCGGGACGCGTCGTTCGCCACCAGCGCGGGGTGGTGTCCTTGCCCGATCTTGCCGAGCACGGCGCACGGGTCGAGAGTGGCGAGCCGGGAGTTCATGTGTGCGCGTTGCGAAGTCGCTCGCAGCGGGCGTTCGAGCCGGTGCGTAACAGCCGCTCGACCGACATCGCGCACCACCGCGCACGAATCGAACTTGCCGGCAGCGAGCACCATGATGCTCACACGGTCATCGATCGGCACATTCGCTGCGCAGCTGCCTTCGGACGGCCCGGCCGAGACCTCGATCTCGCCGACCTCGGGCTGGGTGCCGCTCCCCGGCACTGCCCGGAACATGCTGACTTGGATCGAGCCGAGGAGATCACCGTCCGGGGACTTGAACGACGCCGAACACGCGTTGAAATCGAACAGGGCACCGATGTAGGCCGGTGTCCCGATTCGATGTACCGCTGCGTCGTCGAGGTAGCCGCATGGATCCAGTGGGCGGAGGGTATCGCGGTAGGCAATCGTCTGTTGGTCCTGCGCCGATAGCAACCCTGGATACGCAGGCCGGTCAGGCGGTGAAGTGGGCGTTGGTTTAGCCTGTGTCGACGAACACGACGTTGTGGCGACTACAACCGAAAACAGCACCGCCGCAGCGGCAAACACTTTCCTCACATCGGCGGATACTACGGGCACTTCGTCATATTCGCCCGATTCTGTGCCGCGTCCGATCACTCCCGCCTGGTGATGCCGAAACCGTGGCGGTGGCATGGCTAATCCCCCGCAATCAGCAGATGCGGACGTTCGCCGAACCCACAGGCATAGAAAGACGTTATGCGCCGCGGTGTGACGGGCAAAGGTCCACCTGAAGCGCTTGTCGGGCTTGGTGTCCCATCGCTGCACACGAGATGAGCGAGCAGCTATCGCTTGGGTAGGAGGGCCTTCCAGTAGGCGCGGTTCCCCGGTTTGTCCCTATAAATCGAGAACCCGGCTGTTCGCTCGTAACCGCACTTTTCATACAGCGCGTGTGAAGCGGTTTGCTTGCTGCCGGTGTCGAGGATCGCTGCCCGATAACCGGCAGCACGGGCGTCTTCCTCCAAGCGGGCAAGTAGCTGCTGGGCGACACCGTGTCGACGCAGGCGAGGTTCGACGTACATTCGTTTGATCTCTGCTGTGGCGCCTGTCTTGTCCTCGACGTGGCGTCGGTATCCGCCGCAGCCGATCGGTACACCGTCGAAGTAGGCCACGACGAACGCCCCGCCGTGTTGTGGGGTGAACTCTCCAGGTGAGACCGGCGTCTGGTCCGGGTGTCCGTAGAGTTCCGCGTTGACAGCGTGCGCTTTCGCGATCATCGCGGTGGCGGCCGGAGAATCGTATCGCTCGAAGCGCAGTACGACTGCCTGAGCGGTTACCGACGAAGTCATACATCCAGAATTAGCAGATTTTTGCCTTCTTCATCGTTTCGAACTTGTCGATGAAGGTGCGCACGGTTGAGGTGGCGCGGTGCGGGCGCAGTTCTGCGTTGATTGTGTCGATGAGATTGCGGCAGCGTGCCGAGCCGACTTCCGGCAGCATCGGCAGCACTTGCCCAGCTTCGTAGCAGGCGAGCTCAAGATCCTGTCGCCCGCCTGTTCCTCGGGCGTGGGCAAGAGCGAGGGAAAGTCCGTAGAGGACTCGGTCGCGCGTCGCATCCTGGTTCAGGTTTGCGAGACCCTCCGCGAGCTGTTGCTCGGCTTGAAGGGTGTCTCCGAGGTGAAGATAGCAGCGGCCAGCCTCGCTGGTAAGGACGGTCGGGCCCATCCAATAGACCCAGGCAGGATCGTGGTCATGCTGGCCGCGCGCAAGGGCTTGGTGCGCGCGTTCGAGCGCGGCAGAGGTCTCGGAGTGCATTCCAGAGGTAGCGAATGCACGCGCCTCACGCATCGCGATTAGCGCTTGCACACGAGGTGTCGTGGCTGAGCGGAGCCCCTGTTGAACTGTGCCCATGATGGAGACTGCGTCGTGAGGTCGGTTGCGCCATGTCTGCTGGAACGCGATACAACTGAGCACGAGGGCGCCAAGTTGTTTGTCGCCTGCCGCTACTGCGGCGCGAAGCCCGAGAAGGTACATGCGCTGGGCAAATCCGTGTCGTCCCAGGTCGAATCCGAGCCATCCTGCCAACTGGGCCATCTGACCAGCCAGTGAGAGCAGACGACGTCCTAGATCCGCTGGATACGACGAATCACTGAGAAGGTCGATCGCCTCTGCGAGCCGGTTGACGACCGCGCGCAAGACGAGCTCACCACCGTGCCCGTCGTCGAGACGCCGCAGTTCGGCTAGGTCCTTTTCGAGGTAGTCGATGTAGTCGGGGGTGATCCGCCCTTGTCCAGCAGTCATACGGTTCGACATCAACGCGTGGTTGCCGAAGGCCCAGGACTCGGCGAGTGAGGTGAGCTCGTTACCGGAGACTGCGAAGTGGGTCTTTGCTTTCCCAGATGCCCGGAACTCCTTCAGCAGTGCCAGGGTGTCGTGCGGTAGCCACCTATCCGGGGCAATCTGGGCTACAGCGGGCAGCCATACCTCGGTCTTGTGGGCCTGTCCAGGCCACAGCTGGTCGACCGTGACTATCTCGCCACGCGCTTCAGTGAGGATCCCTGCGACCACGGCAGGCAACGGATCCCGTGGCACGGTCCCACGGTCACGCCACGCAAAGGGAGTCTTGGCATGAATGCGGCGATCTGGACTGACGAGTCGATTTACCGCTCGCGCCAATTCGTACGGCGACCACCCGATTTCCTCCAGCAGCCGTCGCAGTTCCGCGTTGGAATTCAGCCCACCCATTCCTTGAATCGTACTGAAACTTCGTGCAAGTGGAAGCGAATGTGCTGCTAGAACCCGAAATTCGGCAAAATACTACACCTGCCTGCCAACGTTCGGCGATGTGCGGCATCGCGATCGGTAGCCACGGCCGCCGACATCGTTTGTGCTGGATACAACCGATCGCTATCGGAACATGAACTGCACCAGCACAGGCGGATTGCCAATGGGCGCGGCCTGCAAGGACATCGTTCAGATCCGAATGCGGTCGATCCGAGAAACGACCGACAAATCCTTCGGTTAACGCCGATCGGGATCGGGGAGCGATGGCGGTGCACGTAGTCGGCCACTCGATGAGAAGTGACCAGATCGACCACCAGGCGCGGTGTGTGGAAGGCGGCGGGTGGGAGGTCAGCTTCTTGCCCGGGATGACTCTCACCGCGGATCAAGCTGTTCTTGCCTTGAGGGCAGCCGAAGAACTTTCGGCGTTGGGAGCGTGTGCGCAGATCCTTGGCCTGACGACGCTGGAAGTGGTTGGCATGGCGACAGAGCCGTGCATATGGCAAGACCGTCAACTCGTTGTGCCTGTCCGACCGAGTGCTCGCCGTGAGATGCGAGCCGTTCGATGACGCACGACTGGGTGTTGCTGCATGGCAAGCGGGTCCAGGTGCGTGGCAAGCGGATTCAGGGCTTTATGACCGGAGCGGCGGAGGGGCGGCGTGACGCCGCTGAGTGCGTGTGGGAGCCGATCGAGTCGCCTGCACCGCTGGAAGACCCAGGTGATCAGGGCGCGCCTCATTTGAGGGTGGTGCGGTGATGTTCGAAGGCTGTCACACGCCGAAGGACGTGGCGCAGTTCTACCGCAACCGGTACGGGCTGGCGGCGGAGCTGTCCTATCAGCGGGCATTCGTGCTGACCGACGACACGGTGGGCGCGATCTTGATGCCACCATGGCTCGGCCGACAGGTGAAAAACAGTTTCCGCGAGGACGTTTCGATCCCGATCATCCGTCACGGTCAACGGGGCGGTTTCTGGGTCTTCCTCGTCGGCAGGCGGCGTGGGCATCTGCGTAACCGGGCGGTGCCTGCGTTGACCCGCTACAACGGGGCGATCCTGCCGCCACGGTCGCCCGTGTGGCTACCGATGACCGATGCCGGACTCGGGTGGACATGGCACTCGCCACCGCGTCGCGGCGCACTGCTTCCTGCCCGTACCGAGATGTTGCACTCGGCGCTGGTCGTGATCGACCATGCCGAGGCGGCACCGGATCCGTTGCACAACAGAGCGATTGCGGTGCGTGACCCGGCGTCGGTGCGGACAACCCGGCGGTGATCGGGGTGTCGCTGCCTTCTGATGACGAGCTGTTTCTGGCGATCCGAGGGCAGTTCGACGGCACCCACCGGCTATGCGAGCTCGCCAACGAACTGGGGCGGCTGCACTGGCGAAAGCTGCTCGGTAAGCCCGTGTGTGCCGAAAGCTGCTGTGAGCGTGCGGAACTGATTTACGAGATCGACTTGTGGGTCTCGGAGCGGCTGCCGGTCCCGCACCCGAGTGCGACCCTGCACACCGAGACCTTGGGCCAAGTGATTGACCGGTTCGCGTGCGCTGTCGTGGGCGCCTATCACCTGCTGATGACTCTCGATCCCGCCGACGTCAAGGTCCATGCGGCCTGGTATCGGGTCGCCGAGCTCGCCGACGGTTACACCGACCTGTGCACCGAGGTGGGCAATAGGGCACGGCGGCTTCCTGTGGGCGGTGAGTGCCGTTGATCAGACCCGCCGGAACGGCATCGATAGCTGCGATGGCGGCGGCTGTGTGCGCCTGGCCTTGTGCAGCTTGGGCACCGAGCTTCCCTCCGAATCCCAACATCACCATGAAGGAGTGCATCGAAGATGTTCGACGACCCGCCACCGCTGAACGGTCAGCCGTTGAAAGCGGCGTTCACCCGCACGATGTCCGGCTGGCTGGACAGGCTGATGATCCTGGATACCGACCTGTTCTATGACCCCGACGACCTTGCGGCGTTGCTCATTGCCGCCGAGACGGTACCGAATCTCGTTGTGATCACCGCTGATGAGACCCGTGGTCGGCGCGCTCGCCTGGCCCGATACGCACTCGATCAGCTGGGTCGTACCGATGTGCCGGTGATCGCCGGCCTCGATCTCGGTGGCGAGCAGCGGTTCCTGATGGACGACTACCTCGATGGCCTGGAGCCACAGCCCGACGATCTGGTCGATGCGGTAGCTCGGGTCTGTGCCATGACGACCGGTCCGATCGACTGGGTCGGTATGGGGCCGATGACCAACTACACCGCTGTCGTGACCGCTGCACCGGAGCTGGCCGAGCGGTTCGTGCTCTATCAAATGGGCGGTTGGCTCGATCGCTATCGGGACAAGCGGGTGGCCAGCCATAACCTGCGCATCGACACTGTCGCCGCCGGGTTGGGGTTGCGGATCGCTCACAAGCCACGGCTGATGCTGTCGGATTTCACCAACGTGCGAGAAATCCGAATCACCCCGGACTGGGCGGTGATACGCAGCCTGCGGTCCTCGCCCAACCCGGCGGCACAGTTGCTGGCGACCAACTTCGAGCTGTGGTTCGCGCGGCGCGGCGGAAGTTGGATGCACGACCCGCTCACACTCACCCTGCCCCTGCAGCTTCCGTTCGTGACCATGCGCGGTGAGTGGATCCGGATCGAGAAAGACGCCCGGATCTGCCGAGACCTCGACGGTCGCGTGATGGAGGTATCGTGCGCGGTCGACTACCCGGGCTTTATCGATTGGTTCCACGAAACCCTCCTAGCGGGGGCATACCGGTGAGGTGGCGATCATGGCTACATGCCCACCCGCGGACCAACTCTCGCCGCACTCCGGCAGCCGCCGACATGCGACGTGACACGATTCCGATCGGTGTCGCGGTAGGCCGAGAAGGATACGTCAGGCTGCACGCTGATTGCGGCAGAGCCGAATTCGACGCCGAGCACCAGCTGATCCGGGTCGCCTGCCCTGCCGTGTGGTGCGGGTCGGTGTCGGTGGCCGACAACGTAATTCAGGCGCACCGGACGTGGGACAACCGTCCGTGTGCGTGGGGCCGGTGGCGCATCGTCGACGACAGT from Nocardia iowensis includes these protein-coding regions:
- a CDS encoding nucleoside hydrolase, which gives rise to MFDDPPPLNGQPLKAAFTRTMSGWLDRLMILDTDLFYDPDDLAALLIAAETVPNLVVITADETRGRRARLARYALDQLGRTDVPVIAGLDLGGEQRFLMDDYLDGLEPQPDDLVDAVARVCAMTTGPIDWVGMGPMTNYTAVVTAAPELAERFVLYQMGGWLDRYRDKRVASHNLRIDTVAAGLGLRIAHKPRLMLSDFTNVREIRITPDWAVIRSLRSSPNPAAQLLATNFELWFARRGGSWMHDPLTLTLPLQLPFVTMRGEWIRIEKDARICRDLDGRVMEVSCAVDYPGFIDWFHETLLAGAYR